The window CTTCATATGTTTGCGATGAGTCGAGACAGACTAACGCGATTTCACACTTTCAAGCAGATTCGATGATCTGACATAAAGGCAATAATATATGACATGATTCTAGGTTTAATGGATGAAAACCCTCCATCTCCTTACCATTTATGACGTTACTACACTCGGAAACAGCCACGTATCCGCCAACAGTTCACGGTCATCTCCAGAGGCAATTTGTCAATCTTGAAGGTTCTCTCTACACGGGCATTCTAGTACACTTAAATACTCCTCCCTTGCAAAGCTATAGGTTGCGCTAAAACCTGCCATTGATAACCTTGGCTACAAATGATGAATTTCTACCTGCACCAGGACCCTCTGTTATACCAACCTCGGGCCTCATATCTCCCCATTGAATCTCGTGTATGCAATTCTCTCCCCTCTCGTTCCTTGCGTACATGGTTTCGCGTCGGCATTGTCTATGCTACCTATTTCCGCCATTAACGACGATCCCTCGTTCGCAGAACATTGGTCGACTGTCAAAGTCTAATACCTGGTGGGCTGTTACGGAGGTGCCTTTGCATGTCAGTCATATCGAAtcccagcttcttgagtctgTGATTATCTCAGCCTGCATTGACACGCAGCCCAGGGCCACCAAAAGTCATATGCGATAATCTTAGCCGTTAGTAATAAATCAGTGGTTCCTTTAGACTCCGCGGGTTTCAGCCAAGGACCCAGCCATGACGGCCACTATCTCATCGATCCCCCACCTGCAATCCCCTACTCTAACTCAGGATTGGGACGCGGACGGAATATCGACTCTATCTCGTCGTGATTTGACGTTGCCTGGCAACAATAATGGACATATTCCAAAGATTTGTGAGAAGTATCCAAGAACTCTACAAGATATCATAGACCTCACCAATCATATCTTGCGATACAGGATATCGCCACTGAATCACAATCACGACCAGAATCTGGATGAAGGATGTCAAAATATCCGTTCTAGCTTCAGCAAAGGCCTTCTCAGTAGCACGGTTCGCATATACGAGAGAAAGAGCGTAGAGTCTCCTCTCCGCCAGGCAGCTAACCCTCATGCTGGCGTTTTCAGATATGATGACAACCCACCAAGAGGGCTGAGAAAATATACTGGAAAATATGAGGTGCTCGGGACCTATGCCGACAACGTCCACAGAAAGTCGAATGAACAGATCCGACCAGCTCTGCGTTCACGCCGTCATCATCGGTCTCCAGGCACACTCCCGCTTTACAAATCGGTTCGCTTCGACTCAGCCCTGGAGAATATTATCTATTTTCATGAGATGGACCGTCCCTTCGATGTGAGGAAAGATACATCACCTGTCACAGATTGTGACGAAACCGATTTGTTCCCACCCCCATATAAGAGTCTCAAAAAAAGGACATCGTTTTATGAATGGGAGTTATTTACCCCTAACTTCCCTCATCATACTACCGCTCGTGAAACCATGCCCGTCAGGCTTGAGAGGGTATCTCTTTGCAATGATCAAATGGCTATACTAGGCTCTGTTATAGTGGCCAACTTGGCTTTCGAAAAGTCAGTCGTCTGCCGTTTTACATTCGATTTCTGGAAAACTATTTGGGAAACTACAGCTAAATACGATCATGAGACATTCAATATTGGCGAAATACCCGGATATGATCGATTTGTTTTCTCTATAATGCTGGCTAATACCGTTGACTTTGAGGCACAACCTTTATTCCTTTGTATACGCTATGATGTTAATGGACAAGAATACTGGGATAATAATTCCGGTACCAACTTTCAAGTTGATGTTATAAAGAGATATCTCTGCTGGGGTAATAAAGGGTAGCTATAACCAGCTTTTGCGTGTGCAGTCAACCAGGGTTCCGAAGACAGGgtggaaaaaaagaaaaggccaAAATATTAACACGCTTTTATTCGCACCTGCGATTTAACTTTACGCAGCCGCTTGCACCAAGTTTCAAGGCATTTTAGGTCCCACTAAGGGACAGAGAGCGATAGTGTCTAAATAATTAGAATTTTGCGCCATAGCTGTTATTATGTTATGGAGACAATTTGTGTAGCTTATAAAGGGAACTCGCGAAATCTCAGCCTATTTACATTTCTCCCGGCATTGATAAATCGGCATTGATCCGACAACACACCACTGTTTCCGGTTATATCGCATCTAGTTATGTACCAGGCTCGTTTGCACTTCGATGGCCTCGAGCCAGTCTGTTTAAAGCCATCGATATCAGCTAGGATAATAGTAGATTTTGCGACTGTGTTCACAAGTGTAAACTATTCGCGAATAAATAGCGAGATCTTCATTTTTATCTTTCTGGTAATTATACTCACTATCACAACGTGTCTCAAACTCTGAGTGCCATCCATATACCCAAGATTCGAGTTGCAGCCATCTAGGTCTGCGGTCGATTTCCTTTCTCAGCCGCATTCTCTCGGTCATTGACTACACGTTCGACAGCAGTTTCAATATCTTCAGCGCCATCAAGCATATCCAGCCAGGCTGTCCGCACCGTCTCATGCTCAAGCAACGACACAATAACTTCAGCTACAGATGCCCGGCTAACACTACCCCTCGACGTTGTAGTTTTTCCAAGCTCGATCAACCCTGCGGGTTCGTCCGACAGTATGCCCAGGCGAAGACTTATCCCCGAGAAGTTAGCTCGGGTGGACGCCTCTTGAAGAAGTATCTCATCTGCTGCTAATTTAGCTTGACAGTAGCTCAAGAGACCGCCTCTCTGCATCTCTTGAGCGTATATCCAGGCGTCCTCATCCCACCAACTAGGTCGCTCTCGGCGACAGTTAATATACGAAATAAGAAGTAATTTTTTAACAGTCGGCATTTGGACTGCAGCtttaataaagttaataGCAGCATCTCGGTCGATCGCAAACGTCTAGCGAGGTTTATTAGGCGTTATATTCGATTGAGTTGACATATTTCTTACTTGGTCAGGCCTTGCCTCCCCACCTGCTCCAGCGCACCAAACAACGGTATGTGGTTTGACTTCATCGAGGATCGATCTTGCCTGGGAAGTATCGTGGACATGTTCCAAATTACGGACCAGCACGTTTAAATCTCCCTGGTCAGCAGTGGCTAGGCTGTTGATCTCGGAGACTTGATCCTGACTCCGAATGAGACTAGTGACGGTCCACGACTTCTTGAGTAGTTGCTGCGTAAGGATCTGAGCAATCCTTCCATGGCCGCCGATGATCAGGACGTGTCGACTCATTGTAGAAGCTGCCAATCTCTCTGGCGGCGTGTTTCGGCGATTGCCTGAGAGTGGTTCATTACTGAGATAGGCAAGCCTTTGTTAAGGCAAATATAATAGACCGCGCAGAAATCCCCCCCTATGAAATCTCGGCGCCAGGGAGGAAGGCACTAAAGCAGCTGATAAGTAATAGCGTAAATCATGCTATGGTGACGATGCGGTGTCGAATAATGATGAAATGGCAGCTTTACTACGTCATTAAGTAGTCATGAGCCACAGGATATTAGGCGCGTTACTCTCCGTATACGAAGACAGAATTCCCAGATGCTCATTCGTCAACCTGGCAACTTAAAGTCCCGCTATGATCTGAACCAAGCCACATGGTGGGAAGATTATGACAAAAAATATTCAATAATAATCGACTTAGGAACGTGAAAATAATTTACCCATTCAGCTGTTTCTCAAGTTATTGGCGTCCCTCAAACCGTGTGGCCGAGTAACTCTTTTCTGGCAGCAGCTATGAGCCCCGCATGTCACAACTGTTACCTTACCCTTCCAGATGAACCAGGAAACTGTGGATTCACTGGGGCCCGACGGCCGATCCAGTTCCATAATGAAGACTAGTCATTGAATTGTTGCAGGAAGAAACTCGGGAACCATTGATATCAGGCAAACTTAGAGCTAATCAAATATGTTCTGTCATCTCTATTATTTTGCAAAAATGAATATATGAATGCCCTACCTGTATGTCAAATTATGTGATTAAAGGCTCTGATCATTAGCCGATAATTGTATGCGGAAGAAGCCGAGTTACGCCGGAGCCTAATGAGTAGCAATCAACTTCATGCAGACACCGACTAGGGTAATGAGAAGGGTAAGATAGTCAGTCAAGCCAAATACAGCGTCCGGTTCagtattaaatattattCGTTCAGAAAACCTAACATTATAGTTCAAAACGACCCTTCAAGAAGCCTCATCGTCTGCATAACTTGTTCTGCTAAACCAACTCAAGGATTGGATCGCTAAACCGGGATGCTGCAGTAGCACCACCATCGATGACAAAATCTGCAC is drawn from Fusarium oxysporum f. sp. lycopersici 4287 supercont2.50 genomic scaffold, whole genome shotgun sequence and contains these coding sequences:
- a CDS encoding uncharacterized protein (At least one base has a quality score < 10) — translated: MTATISSIPHLQSPTLTQDWDADGISTLSRRDLTLPGNNNGHIPKICEKYPRTLQDIIDLTNHILRYRISPLNHNHDQNLDEGCQNIRSSFSKGLLSSTVRIYERKSVESPLRQAANPHAGVFRYDDNPPRGLRKYTGKYEVLGTYADNVHRKSNEQIRPALRSRRHHRSPGTLPLYKSVRFDSALENIIYFHEMDRPFDVRKDTSPVTDCDETDLFPPPYKSLKKRTSFYEWELFTPNFPHHTTARETMPVRLERVSLCNDQMAILGSVIVANLAFEKSVVCRFTFDFWKTIWETTAKYDHETFNIGEIPGYDRFVFSIMLANTVDFEAQPLFLCIRYDVNGQEYWDNNSGTNFQVDVIKRYLCWGNKG
- a CDS encoding uncharacterized protein (At least one base has a quality score < 10), which produces MSRHVLIIGGHGRIAQILTQQLLKKSWTVTSLIRSQDQVSEINSLATADQGDLNVLVRNLEHVHDTSQARSILDEVKPHTVVWCAGAGGEARPDQTFAIDRDAAINFIKAAVQMPTVKKLLLISYINCRRERPSWWDEDAWIYAQEMQRGGLLSYCQAKLAADEILLQEASTRANFSGISLRLGILSDEPAGLIELGKTTTSRGSVSRASVAEVIVSLLEHETVRTAWLDMLDGAEDIETAVERVVNDRENAAEKGNRPQT